A window of the Vibrio fluvialis genome harbors these coding sequences:
- a CDS encoding VOC family protein — MKQSIIHISIVVHDYDEALDFYINKLKFELVEDTYQPEQDKRWVVVSPPGSQGVTLLLAKASKPEQKPFIGNQTGGRVFLFLNTDDFWRDYHRMVEDGIHFVRPPAEADYGTVAVFEDLYGNLWDLLQMNDSHPMAKRSH, encoded by the coding sequence ATGAAACAGTCGATCATTCACATCAGTATCGTCGTGCACGATTATGATGAAGCGCTGGATTTCTACATCAATAAACTCAAATTTGAACTGGTTGAAGACACGTATCAACCTGAGCAGGATAAACGTTGGGTGGTGGTCTCTCCGCCGGGTTCACAGGGCGTTACTCTGCTGCTGGCCAAGGCATCCAAACCGGAGCAAAAGCCTTTTATCGGCAACCAGACTGGCGGTCGCGTATTTCTGTTTTTGAATACCGATGATTTCTGGCGCGACTACCATCGTATGGTCGAAGATGGGATTCACTTTGTCCGCCCGCCGGCCGAAGCCGATTACGGAACCGTCGCGGTGTTTGAAGATCTGTATGGAAATCTGTGGGATCTGCTGCAAATGAACGACAGCCATCCGATGGCAAAGCGTTCGCACTAA
- a CDS encoding ATP-binding protein has translation MRPFSLAICFVLLLPCATQAQSVQEQWQQFYQQSWQSQPLSVTQSQLSDSPLEVLLESARYPDFRRFSWQDIEQLYQVAKTCQHPAKPRARLATAVEFELVLCNNQPLSHHWFASHEPLHPAGGSYADRYLAHYPTLVPGSALARYLTIGHKQHPLHAPLAGLSSQGRDSLLNGYRAWLEGNTLWLSGEQGWKTIDAAHWLPLAKQLKLDLHAQNCTFRYSNLCMASIEASARWLTLLVSALIAAVTFLLVKSLYTRRQHSREKRFVLQLLTHELRTPITSLGLTVELFREQFDQLSPNTQDTVWRLMSDHQRLTQLTENSKVYLSARRSEPLLKQTASLDDWLSHIAEKHGLSYQLNDERELALPFYWLTICLDNLINNARQHGKGPILLKAEVAETLRIEVRDGGELPSSFTRWLRRFQPQSDTNNMGIGLSIVAHLMSMMGGRLRLHRHPTRCILELPL, from the coding sequence ATGCGCCCATTTTCGCTGGCAATCTGTTTTGTTCTGCTGCTCCCTTGCGCCACACAGGCTCAGAGTGTGCAAGAACAATGGCAACAGTTTTATCAGCAAAGCTGGCAATCCCAACCCTTGAGCGTCACTCAGTCACAACTGAGTGATTCACCGCTCGAAGTACTGTTGGAGAGTGCCCGTTACCCCGATTTTCGCCGCTTCAGTTGGCAGGATATTGAGCAGTTGTATCAGGTGGCGAAAACTTGTCAGCACCCAGCTAAACCGCGCGCTCGCCTTGCGACAGCGGTAGAGTTTGAACTGGTACTGTGCAATAACCAACCGCTGAGTCATCACTGGTTCGCCAGCCACGAACCGCTCCACCCGGCCGGAGGCAGTTACGCCGATCGCTATCTGGCACACTACCCGACGTTGGTACCCGGTTCCGCACTGGCACGTTATCTGACGATTGGTCATAAGCAGCACCCTTTGCATGCTCCGCTCGCGGGCCTGTCTTCTCAGGGGCGGGATAGTCTGCTCAATGGTTATCGCGCCTGGCTGGAGGGCAACACGCTCTGGCTCAGTGGTGAGCAGGGTTGGAAAACGATCGACGCCGCGCACTGGCTGCCCCTTGCTAAGCAGTTGAAGCTTGATCTGCACGCGCAAAACTGCACGTTTCGTTACAGCAACCTGTGTATGGCGTCCATTGAGGCGAGCGCCCGATGGCTTACTCTGTTAGTCAGTGCGCTCATCGCAGCCGTCACGTTTCTGCTCGTCAAATCACTCTATACACGTCGTCAGCACAGCCGCGAAAAACGCTTTGTGCTGCAACTGCTCACGCACGAATTACGCACGCCGATCACCAGCCTGGGGCTGACTGTCGAGCTGTTCCGCGAGCAGTTTGATCAATTATCGCCAAACACTCAGGATACCGTGTGGCGGCTGATGTCCGATCATCAGCGTCTCACCCAACTGACAGAAAACAGCAAAGTCTACCTGAGTGCCCGCCGCTCAGAGCCACTGCTTAAACAGACGGCGTCGCTGGATGACTGGCTGAGCCACATCGCGGAGAAACACGGATTGAGTTATCAACTGAATGACGAACGTGAGCTGGCGCTGCCTTTTTACTGGCTGACTATCTGTCTCGACAACCTGATCAACAACGCTCGTCAACATGGCAAAGGGCCGATATTACTTAAGGCCGAAGTGGCGGAGACGCTCAGGATTGAAGTTCGCGATGGCGGTGAGTTGCCTTCGTCGTTCACGCGCTGGCTGCGCCGCTTTCAGCCGCAATCGGACACCAACAACATGGGCATCGGGCTGAGCATCGTGGCTCATCTGATGTCGATGATGGGTGGCAGACTGCGCCTTCATCGCCACCCCACCCGCTGTATTCTGGAGCTGCCGTTATGA
- a CDS encoding response regulator transcription factor, whose translation MNTLLLIEDDTLLGQGLVTLFESQGYQCLWVQEARQVETLWYKVDLVILDRQLNDGDSLRHLPQWLQRKALPVIMLTAKVETEEKVAGLMAGAKDYVTKPFAHEELVARVISQLRPLGTSSLQYGEIHIELAKREVMTNGQAVVLKPKEFQLLVLLAQNPGRVFHRDELLNKVWGYEAFPSTRTIDNHILRLRQKLPQLNIETYRGVGYRLNEAPE comes from the coding sequence ATGAACACCCTGCTGTTGATTGAAGATGATACGCTGCTTGGTCAGGGACTGGTGACGCTGTTCGAGTCACAAGGGTATCAGTGCTTGTGGGTTCAGGAAGCCCGTCAAGTAGAGACTTTGTGGTACAAGGTCGATTTAGTGATCCTTGATCGCCAACTGAATGACGGGGATTCGCTCCGGCATCTGCCGCAATGGCTACAGCGCAAAGCACTGCCGGTTATCATGCTGACTGCCAAAGTGGAAACCGAGGAGAAAGTGGCCGGATTAATGGCTGGGGCCAAAGATTATGTGACCAAGCCGTTTGCACATGAAGAGTTAGTGGCGAGGGTGATCAGCCAGCTCAGACCGCTCGGCACCAGTTCCCTGCAATATGGCGAGATCCACATTGAACTCGCCAAACGAGAGGTGATGACAAACGGGCAAGCCGTTGTGCTCAAGCCAAAAGAATTTCAGCTTCTGGTGTTGCTGGCGCAGAATCCGGGCCGGGTTTTTCATCGCGACGAACTGCTCAACAAAGTGTGGGGCTATGAAGCTTTTCCCAGCACCCGCACGATTGACAACCACATTCTTCGTTTAAGGCAGAAACTGCCGCAACTCAATATCGAAACTTATCGCGGTGTTGGCTACCGACTCAATGAGGCACCGGAATGA